A genomic segment from Moorena sp. SIOASIH encodes:
- a CDS encoding ATP-binding protein, translating to MQNPFTYGQPVSPDRFVGRRSEIQAAFDQIYNRSNLALWGGPAMGKTSFLEFLASPQVWQKYGQDPSQAVIVLLSCESIQPFTASGFWQEVLSLIQEELHSEPDLQEQIETLLNQGKATTRGMRQVLKQLRKRHKFLLLLVDDYDWALRENPHYTHADMETFVNECRSIAYQSLERRYLSMIVASLRPLNELGPALNPNSSPWYNHYLFQSLKPFTDRDIDQLMAGMPITPELRGLIREIAGGHPALLQIVGSLLYRELKTGKVPDAQAFVQDFEGITRPIFETIWKRCSQVEQALLILMALFKLDSRLHHNKHFNLRGIEVIFIQNQRELTNLVERGVITKQNQQGMMISHQDLLFTSSIMERWLIQELWQTNNPLLEDRQKVFLNLLSHSQAHQVTEAIKWISQHQEKVQTALPWVSKVSGVFPLTSNGSKP from the coding sequence ATGCAAAATCCTTTTACCTATGGTCAGCCAGTTTCCCCAGACCGTTTTGTGGGACGACGATCAGAAATTCAGGCTGCCTTTGATCAAATCTATAACCGCAGTAACTTAGCCCTTTGGGGGGGGCCAGCCATGGGCAAGACCTCTTTCTTGGAATTTCTGGCTTCCCCCCAAGTTTGGCAAAAGTATGGACAAGATCCATCCCAGGCCGTGATCGTGCTTCTGAGTTGCGAAAGTATTCAACCCTTTACAGCTTCAGGGTTTTGGCAAGAAGTGTTGAGTCTGATCCAAGAGGAATTACACAGTGAGCCAGACCTCCAGGAACAGATCGAAACATTGCTGAACCAGGGAAAAGCAACCACTAGGGGCATGCGCCAAGTATTAAAGCAGCTTCGCAAACGCCACAAATTCTTGCTGTTGCTAGTAGATGACTATGATTGGGCACTGCGGGAAAACCCGCACTATACTCATGCTGACATGGAAACCTTTGTCAATGAGTGTCGCAGTATTGCCTATCAGTCTCTGGAGAGGCGATATTTATCCATGATTGTGGCCTCACTTCGCCCTCTCAATGAACTTGGTCCTGCTCTCAATCCCAATAGTTCTCCCTGGTACAACCATTATCTGTTCCAATCCCTCAAGCCATTTACTGACCGTGACATTGATCAATTAATGGCTGGTATGCCAATTACCCCAGAATTACGGGGGTTGATCCGAGAGATTGCTGGTGGACATCCAGCTTTGCTCCAGATTGTTGGTTCTTTGCTTTATCGAGAGCTAAAAACTGGCAAAGTCCCTGATGCCCAAGCCTTTGTTCAGGACTTTGAAGGTATTACCCGACCGATCTTTGAAACGATTTGGAAACGGTGCAGCCAAGTCGAGCAAGCCCTATTGATCTTGATGGCCTTGTTCAAGTTAGACAGTCGTCTCCATCATAACAAGCACTTTAACTTGAGGGGTATTGAGGTAATCTTTATCCAAAACCAGCGAGAGTTAACTAATCTTGTAGAACGAGGGGTGATTACTAAACAAAACCAACAAGGAATGATGATCAGTCATCAAGACTTATTATTTACTTCATCCATTATGGAACGGTGGTTGATTCAGGAACTTTGGCAGACTAATAATCCGTTACTAGAAGATAGGCAAAAAGTCTTTCTCAATCTGCTCAGCCATAGTCAAGCTCATCAAGTCACTGAGGCGATTAAGTGGATATCGCAACATCAAGAGAAAGTCCAGACTGCTCTGCCATGGGTGAGTAAAGTGTCCGGTGTATTTCCCCTAACTTCAAATGGCAGCAAACCTTGA
- a CDS encoding ABC transporter substrate-binding protein produces the protein MNLTVPINPYIIGRPIDENDPELFWGRRSLFRFIEDNLRNKTKVIILYGQRRIGKSSLLRYIPKSVNLDNFAFVPFDLESYSHKPLGQVLEELATEILDSLELDSPDIPLPDRIALDTDPSLFYKQFLPQVYQSLGNQNLGLLLDEFETLNSPDNNQDNNLISQHLFPYLKSLVDRQDNLYLILCVAQESKDLPNLLRIFNDAPIQKIGLLDQQTTQELITKPAARLLTYETAAIQAIYDLSAGHPYFTQVLCFAIFSRARELEQWHITPEDVENSVDQALEYASAGLAWIRAGLSIPERVVFSAFAEADNAVKNSSKHSSDQPLSLLKHYGVILTTSLRKAPDQLASRGFLDKTKSKVTIEFIRRWLMKCYPLRQEILKLEKLDQDQTNPIYQQATTQDQQGEITKALGLYEQVLELNPNHFSAVVALAQGYLEFGEFDKAVTYYQRAYKVDQNLNKDGLVRSLLNYGNQLIEQQPFATATEQFTQVLEIDPDNLSARDKLLKIESYIAKFDRLLNQCSPSRMTNLNRYRRNTQNLSPGNWLGKLAGGVAIISLVGVGLYEVSTPCPPGAQKVFGIRCVAINISRGDHSLFARIDNKQTIDEATKAFQNQNYPEAANWFNQAWQANPNDPELLIYYNNARARQQGFDPFTIAVVVPIDQSKSRAQEILRGVAQAQHQFNNSEGLNGRFLEIAIANDGNNRAKAKEIAQALVKDNSILGVIGHNSSDASKAALPVYDQAGLAMISPTSAGSDLTSLDKKNNVFFRTNFYNSAFGKTLAQHVKTKPGLDQVVILYDADSVYSNSFKTAFQKHFKQLGGEVVREIELNNPNLNITEEVKRSLFDDQVKAAMLFPSVEYIDTAVNIAKANANLNLKVNNQDQQGLRLFGGNTLYSSKTLAEGGQAVDGLTIPVSWFRESPQAINFSTAARELWKGEVNWRTATSFDATQAYIQALFQDADRELVLNRLRNINLVPSDTSGLPLQFTNQGERQSEPVLVEVVDGEFKLLK, from the coding sequence ATGAATTTAACAGTTCCTATAAATCCCTATATCATTGGTCGTCCAATTGATGAAAATGACCCGGAATTATTTTGGGGCAGGCGAAGCTTATTCCGGTTTATCGAGGATAACCTCAGGAATAAAACCAAGGTAATTATCCTATACGGACAACGGCGGATTGGTAAGTCGTCCCTCCTCCGTTATATTCCTAAATCGGTTAACTTAGATAACTTTGCCTTTGTTCCCTTTGATCTGGAATCCTACAGTCACAAACCTCTTGGTCAGGTCTTGGAAGAACTGGCCACAGAAATCCTGGATAGCTTGGAACTAGACTCCCCTGACATCCCCTTGCCTGACCGTATAGCTCTAGACACCGACCCCTCCCTATTTTATAAGCAGTTTTTGCCCCAAGTCTATCAAAGTTTGGGTAACCAAAACCTAGGGTTATTGCTGGATGAATTCGAGACCTTAAATAGCCCAGATAATAATCAAGATAATAACCTAATATCCCAGCATTTATTTCCTTACTTAAAATCCTTAGTTGATCGACAGGATAATCTATACCTGATTCTCTGTGTGGCACAGGAATCCAAAGATTTACCGAATTTACTCCGGATATTCAACGATGCGCCAATCCAAAAAATTGGCTTACTTGATCAACAAACTACCCAGGAGCTGATTACCAAACCAGCTGCAAGACTACTCACCTACGAAACCGCTGCTATCCAAGCCATTTACGACCTATCTGCTGGGCATCCCTATTTTACCCAAGTCCTATGCTTTGCTATTTTTAGCAGAGCTAGGGAGCTAGAGCAGTGGCACATCACTCCAGAGGATGTGGAAAACAGTGTAGACCAAGCCCTAGAATATGCTAGTGCTGGGTTGGCATGGATTAGAGCCGGATTATCTATCCCAGAACGAGTAGTATTTTCTGCCTTTGCCGAGGCGGATAATGCCGTTAAAAATAGTTCTAAACATAGTTCAGACCAGCCATTAAGTCTGCTCAAACACTACGGGGTTATTCTAACAACCTCCTTAAGGAAAGCACCAGACCAACTAGCCTCACGAGGTTTCTTAGATAAAACTAAAAGTAAAGTAACCATTGAATTTATCCGGCGCTGGTTGATGAAATGTTACCCACTGCGGCAAGAGATCCTAAAACTGGAAAAACTAGACCAAGACCAAACTAATCCCATCTATCAACAAGCTACTACTCAGGATCAACAGGGAGAAATTACCAAAGCCCTAGGGCTATATGAACAGGTTTTAGAACTAAACCCTAATCATTTTAGTGCTGTAGTTGCCCTAGCTCAAGGATATCTAGAGTTTGGAGAGTTTGACAAAGCGGTTACCTATTACCAAAGAGCCTATAAGGTTGACCAAAACCTTAACAAAGATGGGTTGGTGCGCTCCTTACTAAATTATGGTAATCAGTTAATCGAGCAACAACCATTCGCAACAGCAACAGAGCAGTTCACCCAAGTCTTGGAAATTGATCCAGACAATCTATCGGCACGAGATAAACTACTTAAAATTGAAAGTTATATAGCTAAATTTGATCGATTACTTAACCAGTGTTCTCCCTCTAGGATGACTAATCTAAATAGATACCGCCGTAATACTCAGAACCTTAGCCCAGGGAATTGGTTAGGCAAACTAGCAGGAGGAGTAGCAATCATTTCCCTGGTTGGTGTGGGATTGTATGAAGTATCAACTCCCTGTCCACCAGGTGCCCAGAAAGTCTTCGGGATTAGATGCGTCGCTATTAATATTAGTCGGGGTGATCACAGCTTATTTGCTAGAATTGACAACAAGCAAACAATTGACGAGGCTACTAAAGCATTCCAAAACCAAAACTATCCCGAAGCGGCTAACTGGTTTAACCAAGCTTGGCAGGCTAATCCCAATGATCCAGAATTGCTTATTTACTACAACAATGCCCGCGCTCGTCAACAGGGGTTTGATCCATTCACTATCGCTGTGGTGGTGCCCATCGACCAGTCAAAATCCCGAGCACAAGAAATATTGCGAGGGGTAGCTCAGGCCCAACATCAATTCAATAATTCAGAGGGATTAAATGGTCGATTCCTGGAAATTGCGATCGCTAACGATGGCAACAATCGAGCCAAAGCCAAAGAAATAGCTCAGGCTTTGGTTAAGGACAACTCTATCCTGGGAGTAATTGGACATAACTCTAGTGATGCCAGTAAGGCGGCACTGCCCGTCTATGACCAAGCTGGCTTAGCGATGATTTCCCCCACTAGTGCAGGTAGTGATTTAACCAGTCTTGATAAAAAGAACAATGTGTTTTTTAGGACAAATTTTTATAATTCAGCATTTGGTAAAACACTGGCTCAACATGTCAAAACTAAACCTGGCTTAGACCAGGTCGTAATTTTATATGATGCTGACAGTGTCTATAGCAATAGTTTCAAAACAGCGTTTCAAAAACACTTTAAACAACTAGGGGGTGAGGTGGTTCGGGAGATTGAATTAAATAATCCTAACCTGAATATAACTGAAGAAGTCAAACGCAGTCTCTTTGACGATCAAGTCAAGGCCGCCATGTTATTCCCCAGTGTGGAATACATTGATACAGCTGTTAATATTGCTAAAGCCAACGCTAACCTGAACCTTAAAGTCAATAACCAAGATCAGCAAGGGCTGAGGTTGTTTGGTGGGAATACTTTATATAGTAGTAAAACCTTGGCAGAGGGTGGGCAAGCGGTGGATGGGTTGACTATACCAGTCTCCTGGTTTAGGGAATCACCCCAGGCAATAAACTTTTCTACAGCAGCTAGGGAACTATGGAAAGGAGAGGTTAACTGGCGCACTGCCACGAGCTTCGATGCTACTCAAGCCTATATTCAGGCTTTGTTCCAAGATGCCGACCGAGAGCTAGTTCTCAACAGACTCCGCAATATTAATCTTGTCCCGAGTGATACCTCAGGCTTACCTTTGCAGTTTACTAACCAAGGGGAGCGTCAGAGTGAACCTGTCCTGGTGGAAGTGGTTGACGGTGAATTTAAATTATTGAAATAA
- a CDS encoding reverse transcriptase domain-containing protein translates to MSNHSELWKKQKWKKLRQNLFRLQKRVYKAVRAGDLKKARSLQKLILKSRAAQLLAVRQVSQLNKGKRTAGVDGLSSLNYRQRWELVEALNDYAPDWKHNRLRKVPIPKKNGKTRVLKVPTLADRAWQCLVKYALEPAHEALFSGDSYGFRPGRCTQDVQKRLFGHLRSSSNGINKRVIELDIKKCFDRISHTTIMERVIAPASIKKGIYRCLKAGVDPHFPDQGTPQGGVVSPLLANIALDGIEDIHTSLRYADDMVFILKPKDNAEKILNRVKEFLAERGMEISEEKTKLTKTTDGFDFLGWNFRVQKNGKFRSIPSEENHRNIRQKIKAIVNNSNYGAEIKATKLAPIVRGWRNYHSSCDMSSSRDSLWFMNNTAHRKFRKEKKVSRYRANELCKKGFPKVGYKQNQHVSVKGTKSPYDGDLVYWSQRNSRLYSDNTSDALKRQNHSCGFCGLRFLEDEDVHLHHIDGNHDNWSKNNLLAVHQSCHQQIHSLHSEGRGYLGAV, encoded by the coding sequence GTGAGCAATCATAGTGAACTTTGGAAGAAGCAAAAGTGGAAGAAACTCCGCCAAAACCTATTCCGCCTACAAAAGCGTGTGTATAAAGCAGTTCGGGCTGGTGACTTGAAGAAGGCGCGGTCTCTACAGAAACTGATACTGAAGTCCCGAGCAGCGCAGCTTTTGGCCGTCCGTCAAGTGTCACAATTAAATAAAGGTAAGAGAACGGCTGGAGTGGATGGCCTGTCAAGCCTAAACTACAGACAGCGATGGGAATTAGTAGAAGCATTGAACGATTATGCACCTGACTGGAAGCATAATCGACTCCGGAAAGTACCAATCCCTAAAAAGAACGGAAAAACCCGGGTGCTCAAAGTTCCGACATTGGCTGACAGAGCATGGCAATGTCTAGTTAAATATGCCTTAGAGCCTGCCCATGAGGCACTATTCAGCGGTGACAGCTACGGATTCCGTCCGGGCAGATGTACTCAAGACGTACAAAAACGCCTATTTGGTCACTTAAGGTCATCTTCAAACGGAATCAACAAAAGGGTAATTGAACTAGACATCAAAAAGTGTTTTGACCGTATTTCTCATACCACCATTATGGAGAGGGTAATAGCCCCCGCATCTATTAAAAAGGGAATATACCGATGCCTCAAAGCAGGAGTTGACCCACACTTTCCAGACCAAGGCACCCCTCAGGGGGGTGTCGTCAGCCCTCTCCTTGCCAATATTGCACTTGATGGAATAGAGGATATTCACACCAGTTTGCGTTATGCAGACGATATGGTATTTATCCTAAAGCCAAAAGATAATGCTGAGAAAATACTCAATAGAGTGAAAGAATTCTTGGCAGAGCGTGGGATGGAAATCAGCGAAGAAAAGACCAAGCTGACCAAAACGACAGATGGCTTTGACTTCCTGGGGTGGAATTTCCGCGTCCAGAAAAACGGAAAATTTCGGTCAATTCCTTCAGAGGAAAACCACCGAAATATACGTCAGAAGATTAAAGCCATAGTCAACAACTCGAATTATGGTGCCGAAATAAAAGCAACGAAGCTAGCCCCTATAGTTCGCGGATGGAGAAACTACCATTCAAGCTGCGATATGAGCAGCAGTCGGGATTCACTCTGGTTCATGAACAACACTGCCCACCGAAAGTTCCGAAAGGAAAAGAAAGTAAGTCGGTATAGAGCTAATGAACTATGTAAAAAGGGTTTTCCAAAGGTAGGATACAAACAAAACCAACACGTGAGTGTGAAGGGTACTAAGTCACCCTATGACGGTGACTTAGTATATTGGAGTCAAAGGAATTCACGCCTATACTCCGATAATACTTCCGACGCATTGAAAAGGCAAAACCATTCCTGTGGATTCTGTGGGTTGAGGTTCCTCGAAGACGAAGATGTACATCTTCATCACATTGATGGAAACCACGACAATTGGTCTAAGAACAACCTTTTAGCAGTTCATCAAAGCTGCCACCAACAGATACACTCTTTGCACTCCGAAGGGAGAGGATACCTAGGAGCCGTGTGA
- a CDS encoding ABC transporter substrate-binding protein: protein MNSPRIVNNYPNPPNPYIIGSLIDDPDKFFGRESLFRFIEDNLRQRVKVILLHGQRRIGKSSVLEQIPNKVANDQFVFVNFDLHSYINKPLSRILYDLAQDISDQLVDDFDLAPDYLTPPSEQELVTDQAIFSNQFLPKVYRELNDKNLVLLLDEFDVLTDHNIPSAEPNFFPYLADLIKQHKQLFVIAVVGRNLDDLPTLLKVFGSPPYQQIGFLSDISTKRLITKPAEGVLTYESQAIKAIYHLSAGHPYFTQVLCFTLFSEARENQNWRISGADVEPIVNQAIERAQGGLAWLWDGLPIPEQVVFSAVAEAQQRGISQNQRVLEDPLSFLKGYGVSQTKSLYQATKRLTNYSFLDDTECRVKVPLVRRWLLRYHPLRQEILALETLDQDQTNPIYQLATTRYQQGEIQTALVLYEEVLQVNPNHFSALLALAQGYLQAKNFTKAVELYRRVYQVKPVQSKEGLLRSLLNYGDQLIDQQAFTKAKKAFQQVLDIEPDYKLARDKLEHTEAKIKPLTSQAPINPVHKIPNPTRLGIGKLAAAVAIISLVGVGLYKVSTPCPTGAQKVFGIRCVTNTISGSISRGEHSLFTRINNIEKIDLATAAFRNQNYSEAAQGFYQAWQANRNDPELLIYYNNARARQQGFQPFTIAVVVPIDQSQSRAQEILRGVAQAQDQFNNSEGLNGRFLEIAIANDGNDQAKAIKIAHALVKDNSILGVIGHNSSDATKAALPVYDQAGLAMISSTSTGTDLTSLDVKNNVFFRTVPSNRALGEKLAQHVNTQPGLDQVVIFYDTDSAYSNSFKEDFKTDFEELGGKVVREIDLNNPNLNITEEIKDSLFQNQAKAAMLFPSVEYRVMTPQIAKANANLNQQSLRLFGGDTLNNYQTLQQGGQALEGLTIVVPWFREAPDAKEFSQAARELWLGDVNWRTATSFDATQAFIKALFKNADREIVLNRLRIINLVPSDTSGLGLQFTTQGERESEPVLVEISQGKLKLVPEQDEEGD, encoded by the coding sequence ATGAATAGCCCACGAATCGTTAATAATTACCCTAATCCTCCTAATCCTTATATTATCGGGAGTCTAATCGATGATCCAGACAAATTTTTCGGACGGGAGAGTCTGTTTCGGTTTATCGAAGACAACCTCAGGCAGAGGGTAAAGGTGATCTTACTCCATGGTCAACGACGGATTGGCAAGTCATCGGTCTTGGAACAAATTCCCAACAAAGTTGCTAACGATCAGTTTGTTTTTGTTAACTTCGATTTGCACAGCTACATTAACAAACCCTTGAGTCGTATTCTCTATGACTTGGCTCAAGACATTAGTGACCAATTGGTTGATGACTTTGATCTAGCTCCCGATTATCTTACTCCCCCCTCAGAACAAGAGTTAGTAACTGATCAAGCTATCTTCTCTAATCAATTTTTGCCTAAGGTTTATCGGGAATTAAACGATAAAAACCTAGTATTATTACTGGATGAATTTGATGTTTTAACTGACCACAATATCCCGTCAGCAGAGCCGAATTTTTTTCCCTATTTAGCTGACCTGATTAAACAGCACAAGCAATTATTTGTAATTGCGGTAGTGGGACGGAATCTGGATGATCTGCCCACTCTACTCAAGGTGTTTGGGAGTCCACCTTACCAGCAAATTGGTTTTCTGAGTGACATCAGTACTAAACGACTAATTACTAAACCAGCTGAGGGTGTGCTGACCTATGAATCCCAAGCCATCAAAGCCATTTACCACCTATCAGCAGGGCATCCCTATTTTACCCAAGTCCTATGCTTTACTCTGTTCTCGGAGGCTAGGGAAAACCAGAACTGGAGGATTTCTGGCGCAGATGTAGAACCCATAGTCAACCAGGCAATTGAGAGGGCTCAAGGGGGGTTGGCATGGTTGTGGGATGGCTTACCGATCCCAGAGCAAGTTGTATTTTCAGCGGTGGCAGAGGCTCAACAAAGAGGGATCTCACAAAACCAGCGGGTGTTAGAAGACCCATTATCCTTCCTCAAGGGTTATGGTGTGAGCCAGACCAAGTCCTTGTATCAAGCAACCAAACGACTTACAAACTACAGTTTCCTAGATGACACAGAATGTAGAGTAAAGGTGCCATTAGTCCGCCGCTGGTTGCTTCGGTATCACCCACTACGGCAAGAGATACTAGCACTGGAGACACTAGACCAAGACCAAACTAATCCGATCTATCAACTAGCCACGACACGGTATCAACAGGGGGAAATTCAGACAGCACTAGTGCTCTATGAAGAGGTTTTGCAAGTTAATCCCAATCATTTTAGCGCTCTGTTGGCTTTAGCTCAGGGCTATCTCCAGGCCAAGAATTTCACCAAAGCCGTAGAACTCTATAGAAGAGTCTATCAAGTTAAGCCAGTACAAAGCAAAGAAGGGTTGTTGCGATCGCTACTAAATTATGGAGATCAGTTGATCGACCAACAAGCATTCACAAAAGCCAAGAAGGCTTTTCAGCAAGTGTTGGACATTGAGCCTGACTACAAATTAGCAAGGGATAAACTAGAACATACTGAAGCTAAAATCAAACCCTTGACTAGTCAGGCACCTATTAATCCGGTTCATAAAATCCCCAATCCTACTAGGTTAGGCATCGGCAAACTAGCAGCAGCTGTAGCAATAATTTCCCTAGTTGGTGTGGGATTGTATAAAGTATCAACTCCCTGTCCAACCGGTGCTCAGAAAGTCTTTGGGATTAGATGTGTCACCAATACTATTAGTGGGAGTATTAGTCGAGGTGAGCACAGCTTATTTACTAGAATTAACAACATCGAAAAAATTGACCTTGCTACTGCAGCATTCCGAAACCAAAACTATTCCGAAGCGGCTCAGGGTTTTTACCAAGCTTGGCAGGCTAATCGAAATGATCCAGAATTGCTGATTTACTACAACAATGCCCGAGCCCGTCAACAGGGCTTTCAGCCATTCACTATCGCTGTGGTAGTGCCCATAGACCAGTCACAATCCCGAGCACAAGAAATATTGCGAGGGGTAGCTCAGGCTCAAGATCAATTCAATAATTCAGAGGGATTAAATGGTCGATTCCTGGAAATTGCGATCGCTAATGATGGCAACGATCAAGCCAAAGCTATAAAAATAGCTCACGCTTTGGTGAAAGACAATTCTATCCTGGGAGTAATTGGACATAACTCTAGTGATGCCACTAAGGCTGCACTGCCCGTATATGACCAGGCTGGCTTAGCCATGATTTCTTCCACCAGCACCGGTACGGATTTAACCAGTCTTGATGTCAAGAACAACGTGTTCTTTAGGACAGTTCCTTCTAATCGAGCACTTGGGGAAAAACTGGCTCAACATGTCAACACTCAACCTGGATTAGACCAGGTGGTAATTTTCTATGATACTGACAGCGCCTATAGCAATAGTTTCAAAGAAGATTTTAAAACAGACTTTGAAGAGCTAGGGGGTAAGGTAGTTCGGGAGATTGACTTAAACAATCCCAACCTGAATATAACTGAAGAAATTAAAGATAGTCTTTTTCAAAATCAAGCCAAGGCCGCCATGTTATTCCCCAGCGTAGAATATCGTGTGATGACTCCCCAGATTGCTAAAGCCAATGCTAACTTAAATCAGCAAAGCTTGAGGTTATTCGGTGGAGATACGTTAAATAATTATCAAACCTTGCAACAGGGTGGGCAAGCCCTTGAAGGGTTGACTATAGTAGTGCCCTGGTTTCGGGAAGCACCAGATGCCAAAGAATTTTCTCAAGCAGCTAGGGAACTATGGCTAGGGGATGTTAACTGGCGCACTGCCACTAGCTTCGATGCTACTCAAGCCTTTATTAAAGCTTTGTTCAAGAATGCTGACCGAGAGATAGTTCTCAACAGACTCCGCATTATTAATCTTGTACCCAGTGATACCTCAGGGTTGGGTTTGCAGTTTACTACCCAAGGAGAGCGTGAGAGTGAACCTGTCCTAGTTGAGATTAGTCAAGGAAAATTGAAATTAGTGCCAGAACAAGACGAAGAGGGGGATTAA
- a CDS encoding bifunctional riboflavin kinase/FAD synthetase, with translation MWITSSLTTALTPTAVALGNFDGVHLGHQQVIAPILPKPVTAQAQALTSSNLEQIGNPETSSPNLDPNLELIYPTVATFNPHPREFFSGQAWKLLTPPAEKAQQLSVLGVQQLALLPFNRELASLSPQEFVEKILVEQLQAKQVSVGEDFCFGYKRAGTATDLDAIASAYGITVHIVSLYKRQEQRISSSSIRQSLAEGDIDKANRFLGRPYTLIGRVDKGQQLGRTIGFPTANLHLPPDKFLPKLGVYCVEVSHTPEPSNLDTNLSSHPGVMNIGMRPTVKGTSLTVEVHLFDWSGDLYGQTLTVSLKKFIRSEQKFSSLDQLKAQIQRDCQAARDFFREIKN, from the coding sequence GTGTGGATTACATCATCTCTAACTACCGCATTAACACCAACCGCTGTTGCCCTAGGAAACTTTGACGGCGTCCATTTGGGGCATCAGCAAGTTATTGCTCCCATTTTGCCGAAGCCAGTTACGGCTCAAGCTCAAGCCCTGACATCATCCAATCTTGAGCAAATTGGTAACCCGGAAACCAGTAGCCCGAATCTAGACCCAAATCTAGAACTAATCTATCCCACCGTAGCCACCTTCAATCCCCACCCCCGAGAATTCTTTTCCGGTCAAGCCTGGAAGCTGCTGACACCACCAGCAGAAAAAGCCCAACAGTTAAGTGTTTTGGGTGTGCAACAGTTAGCCCTATTACCCTTCAACCGGGAGCTAGCTTCCCTGAGTCCCCAGGAATTCGTGGAAAAGATTTTAGTCGAGCAACTCCAGGCAAAGCAAGTCAGTGTCGGAGAGGATTTTTGCTTTGGGTATAAGCGAGCTGGCACCGCAACGGATTTGGATGCGATCGCTTCCGCCTACGGTATTACCGTCCATATCGTATCCTTGTACAAACGTCAAGAGCAACGCATCAGTAGTTCCAGCATTCGCCAATCCTTAGCCGAAGGGGATATCGACAAAGCCAACCGATTCCTAGGACGGCCATACACCCTGATCGGAAGAGTAGACAAAGGTCAACAACTTGGTAGAACCATTGGATTTCCCACCGCTAACCTCCACTTACCCCCAGACAAATTTTTACCCAAGCTAGGGGTTTACTGCGTCGAAGTCTCCCATACCCCTGAACCCTCTAACTTAGACACCAATTTATCTTCCCATCCTGGTGTCATGAATATTGGTATGCGCCCCACGGTCAAGGGCACCAGTTTAACCGTCGAAGTTCATCTATTCGATTGGTCCGGAGATTTATATGGCCAAACCCTAACCGTAAGCCTCAAGAAATTTATCCGCTCCGAACAAAAATTTTCCTCCCTAGACCAGCTCAAAGCCCAAATTCAGAGAGACTGTCAAGCAGCTAGGGATTTTTTTAGGGAAATTAAGAATTAA
- a CDS encoding MoxR family ATPase, protein MRQRIQQLQENLGRVIVGKADAIRLVIVALLAGGHALLEDVPGVGKTLLAKSLARSIDGKFQRIQCTPDLLPTDITGTNIWNQRSGEFEFLPGPVFANVLLTDEINRATPRTQSALLEVMEEQQVTVDGRSRPVPQPFFVIATQNPVEYQGTFPLPEAQMDRFLLSLSLGYPTEQEELQMLQRHLEGMMVSELTPCITTDEVLELRNLCHQVKVEQSLQEYMLNLVRASRSAEDVTLGVSPRGTIALQRATQALAFVEGRDYAIPDDIKFLAPYVLSHRLITSGGRRAQPIVEQLLRSVPIP, encoded by the coding sequence ATGAGACAACGAATTCAACAGCTCCAGGAAAATCTCGGTCGTGTGATTGTTGGTAAAGCAGATGCCATTCGTCTAGTGATTGTGGCCCTATTGGCTGGGGGTCATGCCTTGCTCGAAGATGTCCCTGGTGTGGGCAAGACACTGCTAGCGAAATCCCTAGCCCGTTCCATAGATGGGAAATTTCAACGTATTCAATGTACCCCTGACCTATTACCTACCGATATCACAGGAACCAATATCTGGAATCAGCGCAGTGGTGAATTTGAATTTCTGCCAGGTCCAGTATTTGCCAATGTCTTGCTAACCGATGAAATTAATCGAGCCACACCCCGGACCCAGTCAGCCTTATTAGAAGTAATGGAAGAGCAGCAGGTCACCGTAGATGGGCGATCGCGTCCCGTACCTCAGCCCTTTTTCGTGATTGCCACCCAAAATCCCGTGGAATATCAAGGTACCTTCCCCTTGCCAGAAGCCCAAATGGATCGATTCCTATTATCCTTATCCCTAGGTTATCCCACAGAACAAGAAGAACTCCAGATGTTGCAACGCCATCTAGAAGGCATGATGGTTTCCGAGCTCACCCCCTGTATCACCACCGATGAAGTCTTAGAATTACGGAATCTTTGTCACCAGGTCAAAGTAGAACAGTCACTACAAGAGTATATGCTCAATTTAGTCAGAGCATCCCGTTCCGCCGAAGATGTCACCTTAGGAGTCAGTCCTCGCGGTACCATTGCTTTACAACGGGCAACCCAGGCACTAGCCTTTGTGGAAGGTCGAGATTATGCCATTCCAGATGATATCAAGTTCCTGGCACCTTATGTACTGTCCCATCGTCTCATTACCTCGGGGGGGCGTCGTGCTCAGCCCATTGTTGAGCAATTGTTGCGCTCTGTACCAATTCCTTAA